The stretch of DNA CCTTTGTCTGATTTGTGAATACATATCAGAGTGGACGGAGTTCCTCGACGATTCATTACATAGCAGTTGCCTTGTTGTGCGATATATGCCGAAATACGATTGTCGTTAAACTCTACGCTATCGGCAGGGTTTTCATTTTCCAACAACGCTCGGATTTCTTCTTTTGTTACAACTACAACGTCCTCATGCACCTTGTTTCTCCCTTGCTTTGTAAAATTACAAATATCTTGCGAGAAATTCATAGGATTTTTGTGTTGTACTCCTTGAATCGGCAATAGCGGATTATCCGCAATCATCACTATTTTTGTTTTTGGTCTGATTCCTTTTGTCCTGCTCTGAAATTCTGAACTTGTACTTTCAAATGGAACTGATTTTGCAATGTTCCTTAAACGGATTCGTATGGTCGGTAAGAGAGCGTAACTTACTTCTGTCAGGTTGTTATATACGTTAGTTGCTATGCAGTAGTAATTCTGCATACCGATAACTGTCAGATTATATCTGCTGATATTGAAGCCAGTCGTATGTCTGGCTATATCTTTTACCTTTAACTTTAGATTTGTTTTCGCTTTCTTTAATGCTTTTTGGTTCATATCTGTTTTGGCAACATAACCGTGTTTCGTTCTTCCTTTTGGAATGACTTTGATTTTGAACCCCAGAAAATCTGATGAATTTTTCTTCAGATTTACTACCTTTGATTTCTCTGGACTGATTTCTAATTTCAGCCTTTTATTAAGAAAATCTACGGTACTGTGGTAAAATCTTTGTGCTTCTCCATAGGTTGAACACATGATTTTAAAATCATCAGCGTAACGTACAATAAAACCGCTTTTCAGTTTGGTATATTTCTTTGCGTATTGAAGCCACCCATTTTTACTGCGGTTCTTCGGCTGGAATGTTTCCCACTGACTGCTTACCCACCAGTCTAATTCATTAAGGACTATGAGGGAGAGCAGTGGACTTAACAGACCGCCTTGTGGCGTTCCTTTTTCTGGGACACCCTCGCCGTCAATTTCGGCTTTCAGCATTTTGCTGATAATGCAAATCAATCTTTTATCCCGAATACCAAGTGTCCAGATTTGTTTTAATAGTTTTCCATGATTGACATTATCGAAAAATCCTTTAATGTCTACGTCAACACAGTAATGATATTTTGATAAATTTATCAGTGTCGTTACTCTGCTGACTGCATGGTGGGCACTTCGATTCGCACGGAATCCATAGGAATGATTATGGAACTTTGGTTCGCATATCGGCTCTAGGACTTGCAGGATACATTGTTGTACCAGCCTGTCCCAGATACACGGAATCCCCAATGGACGCATTTTATCGCTCCCAGCTTTTGGAATGAAAACACGTCTGACTGATTTGGGGCGGTAGTTGCTAAGGCTTTCCCGAACGGTAGCAACAATCTCAGCATTGCTGAGTTGTTTTATATCGTCTATCGTCATTCCATCCGTTCCAGCCGTTTTACTGCCACTGTTTGATTTCAGATTACGGTAAGCTAAACAAATATTTTGTTCCGAACCAATAATTTCAAGTAACTTATAAAAGTTATTACCGTTCTTGCTCTGTGCGTATAACTCGTCATAAATATGTTGCATATCATAATACTCGTTATAGCGGAGCTTGTTTTTCTTTAGCATGGTCTGTACCCTCCTTGTTTGCAGGAGCAAGTACATCTCTTAGTCTTACTCGAACCCATACCATTTTTCTTAGTAATTCTATTCTTCATATGACTAGTGGCTATCCCTCCACCGCTTGTTATCACGGTTTCATAGGTACTGTGCCACCACTCTCACTGACATTAACACACCTTATATCATTGCTAATCTCACAATAACTTTCTGATGTGAACACTTCACAGACAGTAAAATCTCCATGTTGTCAGCTTTCAACGTTCCAAACACACTATCTGTACATATATCCTTAGGTTTCCTCTATAAGCCTGCTACCTTGATAACGCCTTTAACGTTATATGGATTTTCATAAATGCGGAGTCTTACTCACCCACAGTAGCGACACTGTTTGTGTCACTGGACATTTCTATCCAGCCCCGATATAGACCTGTACATTCAAGGATTCGTCAGTAGACCTCTCATCTACATTCTAACCATAGATATTTTATAGACTTCCGGCATATAGGACACAACGCCCACCTCTGGGAATCTTTCGTCAGCATTATCTGTTACGGTGTCTGTCTGCCGACTTCACCGAGCTTCTGACAGAGCCTTGTTTACTCAAGTTTCTGCCAGTCGGAGTATTAAAGTAGCCTTTCAGGGCGTTACCCCGTCATTCGACTATTCGTGTGTTTAGTTCTCCAACACACATTAAATATTGATTTAATGAAGTGCTGTGCCTACTCTTTTCAAGTAGGAACGTTTCGCACCACTTTTCGGGTCTAGGATAACTGCCTGTCCACCGAACAGGACGGAATAATACACCAGCAGGTTATTACAGAATGACTTTCCACCACCAAGCGAACCTACAAAGGCAGAAGCCAACGCATTTGTGACCGTACCTTTTACCCCTTGACTGGCAAGGGACGGTTGCAGGTAGACATTTCTTCCTGTATCCACGGAATAGCCGATATAGATTCCTGTGTTTTCTCCCAACATCTGGGTAGCACCAAAACCAAGTCCGGCTAAAAAGTCAGATTTTACATACTGGATATAATCATTGATATAACGCTTGCTGGCTGGAAGAAACTCTCCATGCAGTCCCATCATATCTCCGGCAGGGCGAACCAGCTTCACATTCAAATCATCGTAAAAGTCCTTGACTTCATCACAACGGCGTTTCAGTTCGTCAAGATCGGGTGCAGACACCCGTATGACGTAACTTAACTTATACATACTTTCCTTGCTCTGGTCTAAATCTGTTTCCAGTTCATCGACACTGTCTAAGGCTTCCACTACATTTGAACTTGTTTCATTTCCAGCTTGATAGGCGTGATTATCCAAGTCCTTTAATTCCTTTTTCTTGTTACGAACAGTGGTTAAGGCTTTCTTATTTCCCACAATCTCAACATTCATGGAAGTATCCACAGGGAATGTGAACTGCTGTTGCTGGAAATAAAAGATTTCCGATGATGGGAAGTCCAGCTCCCCGACAATGGCATTGACCGTAAAGTAGGACACATAACTTTCGCTGTCCTCATGTTCCAGACACAAATATCGCTGGCTTTCTTCCACCACGCAACGGGTAGGACGGATAAGGTCATAATACTTAATCAGTGTTTCCCTTTTTAATTTTCTTTTTGGCAGAGGATACACATAATCTTCATAGGCTATCCCGTCCCTGCCGTAGAGGTGTTCCATCAGATACGCAAAGTCTTTGGCTTCCAGTCGGCGGATTTTGAACCTACGGGAGATTTTGTTTTCCAGCAGTTTTTCCATCTTCACATAACGGTTGATTTCATCATTGTTCATGGAAACAAAGTCATTCATCAGCGTGTGTCTTACCTCATTCAAAAACTCACGGAATGTCAGAAATACCGATTTTTTGATGTTCTTCAGATTGACTTCGTCCTCTGTGACCATGAGCTTGAATCCCAGAAAGAAACGGTAATCTACTTGATTGTCGCCTATCATGGATACAAGGGCTTCGGTCTGGTCGTCTATTTTCTGATAGGCGATTTCCTTTAATTTTCCCATTACCAGCTTTTTAGACTGTTCCTGTATGCTTCGGATTGAACTTTCAGTTGCAATCTGCAACGCATGAATCTTTCCCTCACGGGACTGTGCGATAAGCTGACGGAAGCTGTCATGCACAAGGTATTTCTGTTCTGGGGATAAGAATGAATAATTGTACGGTATCAGCTCATAGTAGGCGAACACCTCATTGTCCTTATTCCAGACAAGGTTATTGTCGATATATTTAATCGGGAACATAGGTCACACTCCTTACTGCCGTGATAGTTTCCTCAAATTTCTGCTTATGCAGGTTCACGGCTTTTCCGGCATAAGTCACTTTGGGACGCAGAGCATACAGCACCATCGTCTTGATGTAACTGTATGGCTTTTTCCCGTCAAAGGTTTTCTGTGACATAAACCATGTAAGGGCAACGGGAATCCCGAAATATTTCAAAAACGCACCCTCAATCATGGAAAGTGGCGGTACATCTGCAAACAGAATGATGATAAATTCCGTCAGCACGAACCATGTAATCTGGGTAAAGGTCACAGGGAATGGCAGGTTTACATCATTGATGGCATACAGTACCTTTTCCACGTTCCAGATACTTGTATAACTTCGGATTTTCTTCACTTGTAAATGCTCCTTTCTTCATTTTCCTAACAACAGGGACAGCCGGATTTTCCAGACTGCCCCCAAGAGAAAAGCTGACAGTAGCACCAGTGGCGGTGCTGATCTGCCAGCCCTTAACGCAGTACCTCACAGATACCAGCGTTTGTTGCAATAAATGTCCCCTCTATATCGAGGTCACGCCCGTAGGCTTCATAGTCGATATAGTTCTGTAAAGAGGACGGGATTTCTCCGAGTATCTGTTCTTCATCAATCAGATAGTAGGCTAAATCGGTCATCGTTTCACAGCCGGAATACAGAATGATGTCGTCCTTATGTTCCACCAGTTCTTCCAGACTTCCATAGCAGGATATAAAACTGTCCAAGTCGTCCAGCAGGTAATCCGGTAATTCTTCCAACTGCTCATAGATACGGTTCAGTTCTTCGATGGAAATGTATTCGCTAATCTCCATCGGGAAGTTGTCCGTATCATGGATTGCGTATTCTTCGTACTCTGCATTTAAGCCGATACGTTCTGCTATCACTTCTTCGTCCAACGGAAAAGAGAACCAGTCCCCGACCAGTTCTCCCTCATTGTACTTGCCAAGATTGGCTATATAGACTTGCATATCATCAATCATAAACGGTCACTTCCTTTCACTCATTGTATTCATAAAATCTGCCATGCACACACAGGAAATGTTCTGATGTTTCTTCCATATCTGAACAGTTCCGATGGTATGTAATATTGCAAAGTCCGGCTTCCAGCTCTTGCAGGTTTGAAAACCATTCTCTTTGAATTGCAGGTATATCTTCGGGTGGGATTTCACTCTCCGAAATCGCAAGGCAGATATTGTTTAACAGGTCAAGGTCTGTATCTTGCAGGATTTCAAAAGGGAAATCATAATCACTGATAAGATAACGGTCACTGTCCGGCGGTAAGCCAATGGATTGTTTTAATGCTTCTATGTTGCAGGGAAGTGTAAACCATGCACAGCCTGTATCTTTTTCCTGTTCATCAAGATTGATAACAAATACTTTCATTTCTGCCATAAGCAATACCACCTGTCAAAGTTTAAACATACCATTGTTGCAGAGAGCATAACGTCCTTTTTCTTCCAACTCATGGGCGTAGGCTTCCAGATTAAAATATTTCTTTCCCTTTTCGGATAGTGCAGAAAATTCAATGTTATGCTCCAAGCGGTAACGGGCAACGTCCATGATGTTGTGGCATTCTGGATAAAACAGAAATTCTTCCGACTTCTGCAATAAATCCTCAACACCGCCACAATACGGAATCAACTCTTTATAAGCCTGCTGAACCTCTGGCGATAAATCCGTGTAAGCAAAGTACAGCTTATTTAAGCGTCTGACAGATGTTGTCCTTACAATGTCGCCAGCAAAGGGGAGCTTCATATCTGTGATTTGATAATCGTCACTGTCAGCTTCCACGCCGAGCAGGTCACGGAACAGCTCATAATCAATGGGTAAATCAAACCAGCGAGAGGTTTTATCCTCTGCTGATTTGGTCGTTTCAATCAATACGCTACATTCTTCCATAGGCTTTACGCTCCAATAATCTTATTGAATAACTGTAACAATACGTCTTTTACGCCGGACGCATTGAATACAAGACCAACGGCTACTAAGGCAACTACCAAGAATCCGATAAGTTTGGAAAACTCACGCTTGAATCCCAAGTAGATTCCGATAACAACAATCGCCATCAGCACAAGGCTCTGTGCGTTGCTTAAAAACCAGTTATAAAGGTTCTGTCCAAAATTCATGCTTTCTTTTCTCCTTTCAGTTCCATCATTTTTCTGTCAGACTGTCTGCCAGCCTGTAAAATACACATGGCAATCACGCCAACTGTTCCCCCTAAAGAGAAGAACAGGAAGTCAAATAATAATCGTTGCATTTTTCAATTCTCCTTTTCTAAAATCACATCTTCGGTCGATGTGGTCTGTTGTTCGATTATCTTGTAGTGCTTTTCCGTCAGTTTCGTGGATTTACGGATTTCTTTCAAATAATCAATCCCTGTTTTCGCTGTGATTGTTTCCAGCATTTTGAGTGTCGGGTCAACCTGCCGTTGAATCCAGCGTAGGGTTCTGTCCAGTGTGTAGGGTTCGGGTTTGGTCGTGAGCTTTAACGGCTCTCTGTTTTCCCCGATGAACCACGCCCAGCGGACAGATAATTTCCAGTCGCTCCGTTTCTTGTCTGCTTCCTTATCCACGAAGCGTACATAACGGTTGATAATAGAAAATGCCGTCCGTTCAGCGTCATAGTAAGTCAGCAGGTCACGGACAGCATAATAAGCACGTTCATTTTTCAACCGTATTTCAAATCTGTTTTTTATGGGTGCTTCCTCAATGGGAATCCCCAGTTTGATGTACTGCTCATAGCTTTTTTCATAGACACAGAAGTACACCTCACTTTTTAGCGAGCCGATATAAAGCGTATAGCCCATACCAGCCTTGTCCTGTTCCTCATGCTTGACCAGTTCGCCGGAAGCATAGGACTTAAAGGAACGAAACACCGATACACATTCCTCATTCCGGCATTTTTCGGTCAGTTCTGGAATATCCAACATTCCTGTATGGTCATTGATGGCAAGGTCAAGACGTTTCATCACACCGCCGTCCACCAGAGCGTCCATAAGGAAGTCATACCAGCTCCGTTCCTGTGCCAGCAGATAACTTTCAAACTGGCGACAGCCTTTTCCTTTCAGTTCCAGCAGGACACCTTTCTCTTCATCGGGAGAAGTATATACGAAAATATCTCCGATGTAGTAGTGTTCTGTATAACTGTAATGCCCGAAGTCCTCATGTATCATGTACTGAATATTGAGCTGTAAAATATCTTTGATGATGTGTCCAATATCCAGTGTCGGAAACCGTATCCTCACATAATCAAACAGCATGGTAAGCGGTGCTTCTGGATTGAATTTTTCCAGAGCTTCCAAAAGTTTTACTTTCATTTCTTCTGTGACCGCCACCTTGCCGGATTCGATACGGCTTAAATGTTCACGGCTGATTCCAGCCATGACCGCAAGTTTCGTCTGGGATACACCGTACTGCAAACGCCTGTCTGCAAAATTCTGTATCCACTCTGTATCATTCAGTGCGATACCCCCTTTACGAAAAAACTGTGACATTTTTTATCCGATGTCACAGCAGTAAAAAAAGCTACCAAACGCTTGATTTCAGCCAAGAATCGGTAACTTTTGTGTATGTTTCCTTGTGATTTGTGCCCCTCTGTTAGATACCGAGGGGCTTAATATATGCTGGCGTGGCTACCGCCACACCAGCAAGGCTAGTCCGTACCTGTGGCTTTCGCTCCGCA from Blautia sp. SC05B48 encodes:
- the ltrA gene encoding group II intron reverse transcriptase/maturase, encoding MLKKNKLRYNEYYDMQHIYDELYAQSKNGNNFYKLLEIIGSEQNICLAYRNLKSNSGSKTAGTDGMTIDDIKQLSNAEIVATVRESLSNYRPKSVRRVFIPKAGSDKMRPLGIPCIWDRLVQQCILQVLEPICEPKFHNHSYGFRANRSAHHAVSRVTTLINLSKYHYCVDVDIKGFFDNVNHGKLLKQIWTLGIRDKRLICIISKMLKAEIDGEGVPEKGTPQGGLLSPLLSLIVLNELDWWVSSQWETFQPKNRSKNGWLQYAKKYTKLKSGFIVRYADDFKIMCSTYGEAQRFYHSTVDFLNKRLKLEISPEKSKVVNLKKNSSDFLGFKIKVIPKGRTKHGYVAKTDMNQKALKKAKTNLKLKVKDIARHTTGFNISRYNLTVIGMQNYYCIATNVYNNLTEVSYALLPTIRIRLRNIAKSVPFESTSSEFQSRTKGIRPKTKIVMIADNPLLPIQGVQHKNPMNFSQDICNFTKQGRNKVHEDVVVVTKEEIRALLENENPADSVEFNDNRISAYIAQQGNCYVMNRRGTPSTLICIHKSDKGDNLDRYSNLAFVEIPIAKAILTESADEAKSLLKGYVLNSQQKKKLNRIRTNYGYQTITGK
- a CDS encoding conjugal transfer protein; this translates as MKKIRSYTSIWNVEKVLYAINDVNLPFPVTFTQITWFVLTEFIIILFADVPPLSMIEGAFLKYFGIPVALTWFMSQKTFDGKKPYSYIKTMVLYALRPKVTYAGKAVNLHKQKFEETITAVRSVTYVPD
- a CDS encoding antirestriction protein ArdA, translated to MIDDMQVYIANLGKYNEGELVGDWFSFPLDEEVIAERIGLNAEYEEYAIHDTDNFPMEISEYISIEELNRIYEQLEELPDYLLDDLDSFISCYGSLEELVEHKDDIILYSGCETMTDLAYYLIDEEQILGEIPSSLQNYIDYEAYGRDLDIEGTFIATNAGICEVLR
- a CDS encoding antirestriction protein ArdA translates to MEECSVLIETTKSAEDKTSRWFDLPIDYELFRDLLGVEADSDDYQITDMKLPFAGDIVRTTSVRRLNKLYFAYTDLSPEVQQAYKELIPYCGGVEDLLQKSEEFLFYPECHNIMDVARYRLEHNIEFSALSEKGKKYFNLEAYAHELEEKGRYALCNNGMFKL
- a CDS encoding DUF3789 domain-containing protein, with the translated sequence MQRLLFDFLFFSLGGTVGVIAMCILQAGRQSDRKMMELKGEKKA
- the mobT gene encoding MobT family relaxase, yielding MSQFFRKGGIALNDTEWIQNFADRRLQYGVSQTKLAVMAGISREHLSRIESGKVAVTEEMKVKLLEALEKFNPEAPLTMLFDYVRIRFPTLDIGHIIKDILQLNIQYMIHEDFGHYSYTEHYYIGDIFVYTSPDEEKGVLLELKGKGCRQFESYLLAQERSWYDFLMDALVDGGVMKRLDLAINDHTGMLDIPELTEKCRNEECVSVFRSFKSYASGELVKHEEQDKAGMGYTLYIGSLKSEVYFCVYEKSYEQYIKLGIPIEEAPIKNRFEIRLKNERAYYAVRDLLTYYDAERTAFSIINRYVRFVDKEADKKRSDWKLSVRWAWFIGENREPLKLTTKPEPYTLDRTLRWIQRQVDPTLKMLETITAKTGIDYLKEIRKSTKLTEKHYKIIEQQTTSTEDVILEKEN